In Phosphitispora fastidiosa, a single genomic region encodes these proteins:
- a CDS encoding radical SAM protein — protein MSAEIKKNNNELAQKWEKSEITLAGYAAQRHVPLGGTFELTPRCNLSCKMCYVRLDNRQMEQIGRERTAAEWIALAKEAVKAGTLNLLVTGGEPLLREDFAEIYTALTMMGFVITLNTNATLITPEILKLFKKYPPTATNVTLYGAGPQTYQSVCGNPEAFDATVRGLEMLTEVATALEVRTTFIRDNMHELDALRAIANRYTKRFGINVTVNKAVRGACSDVEGCRLTPAQMFDLDEANAAYYRALNSDTEAALERNMETDNFVQVKEYGFDLPPKIITCLAAKSMYWITWDGKMLPCGSFVTPFTLPFEEGFRQAWDRLPTLFEDILLPEECQKCEYANGRCANCPAILQTETGSFHRISPYICEVAKERAKRSEKYSRIL, from the coding sequence ATGAGCGCTGAAATTAAGAAAAATAACAATGAGCTGGCGCAAAAGTGGGAAAAGTCGGAGATTACCCTGGCCGGATATGCGGCACAGAGGCATGTTCCCTTGGGCGGCACCTTTGAATTAACCCCGCGATGCAACCTGAGCTGCAAGATGTGTTACGTCAGGCTGGATAACCGGCAGATGGAGCAGATAGGCAGAGAGAGAACGGCAGCTGAATGGATTGCCCTGGCCAAAGAGGCCGTCAAGGCCGGGACGTTGAATTTGCTGGTTACCGGGGGGGAGCCCCTGCTGCGGGAGGATTTTGCCGAGATATATACCGCCCTGACGATGATGGGCTTTGTGATTACGTTAAATACCAATGCTACCCTGATAACCCCGGAGATACTCAAGCTATTTAAGAAATACCCGCCCACGGCAACAAATGTGACCTTATATGGGGCTGGCCCGCAGACGTATCAGTCAGTTTGCGGCAATCCGGAAGCCTTTGACGCCACTGTCAGAGGTCTGGAAATGCTCACAGAGGTTGCCACGGCGCTGGAAGTCCGCACTACCTTCATCCGTGACAATATGCATGAATTGGATGCCCTGCGTGCCATAGCCAACAGATACACCAAACGCTTTGGGATTAATGTAACGGTGAATAAGGCTGTGCGCGGAGCATGTTCTGATGTGGAAGGCTGCCGGCTGACACCGGCTCAGATGTTTGATCTTGATGAGGCTAATGCGGCATACTACCGGGCGCTTAACAGTGACACGGAAGCTGCACTTGAAAGGAATATGGAGACAGATAACTTTGTGCAGGTAAAGGAATACGGGTTTGACCTGCCACCCAAAATCATTACCTGCCTGGCGGCAAAATCCATGTACTGGATAACCTGGGATGGCAAAATGCTGCCCTGTGGTTCATTTGTCACTCCCTTTACCCTGCCATTTGAAGAGGGTTTCCGGCAGGCTTGGGACCGCCTGCCAACCCTGTTTGAAGACATATTACTTCCGGAGGAATGCCAAAAATGCGAATATGCCAATGGCAGATGTGCCAACTGTCCGGCCATTCTGCAAACGGAAACCGGGTCTTTTCACCGGATTTCTCCATATATTTGTGAGGTCGCCAAAGAGAGAGCAAAACGGTCTGAGAAATATTCAAGAATTTTGTGA